A window of Theropithecus gelada isolate Dixy chromosome 14, Tgel_1.0, whole genome shotgun sequence contains these coding sequences:
- the LOC112605903 gene encoding olfactory receptor 51V1-like, whose translation MMVLSGNCLVLRVIHTEPSLREPMFYFLAMLGLTDLCMGLCTVHTVLGILWGLSQEISLDACIAQTFFIHGLSIMESGVLLAMAFDRFTAICNPLRYTSILTNVRIIKIGLGILFRSFVFIMAPIIRLKLFHYCHSHVLSHSFCLHQDLLRLACSDIRFNSFYALALVICTLLFDSVLIIISYMLILHSVLAIASQEERLKPLQTCISHVCAVLVFYIAIIGLTMVHRFGKHLSLVVQVLMGNIYIIFPPLMNPIIYSVKTQQIHVRIQRWFFLKRK comes from the coding sequence ATGATGGTACTTTCAGGGAACTGCCTGGTGCTGCGTGTGATTCATACAGAGCCGAGCCTGCGTGAACCCATGTTCTACTTCCTGGCCATGCTGGGTCTCACTGACCTGTGCATGGGGCTGTGTACAGTACACACAGTATTGGGAATTTTATGGGGTCTCAGCCAGGAGATTAGTCTGGATGCCTGTATTGCTCAAACCTTCTTCATTCATGGTCTATCAATTATGGAGTCTGGAGTCCTCCTCGCCATGGCCTTTGATCGTTTTACAGCTATCTGTAACCCTCTAAGGTATACATCTATACTCACCAATGTCAGGATCATCAAAATTGGGCTGGGAATTTTATTTAGGAGTTTTGTGTTCATCATGGCACCCATAATCCGCCTAAAGCTTTTTCATTACTGCCATTCCCATGtcctctctcactctttctgCCTTCACCAAGATCTGCTGAGACTAGCTTGCTCTGACATCCGCTTCAACAGCTTCTATGCCTTGGCTCTGGTGATTTGTACGCTTTTGTTTGATTCTGTGTTAATTATCATATCGTACATGCTGATCCTGCATTCTGTCTTGGCTATTGCATCCCAAGAAGAGCGGCTGAAGCCCTTGCAGACCTGTATTTCTCATGTCTGTGCTGTCCTGGTCTTCTACATCGCAATCATTGGCCTCACCATGGTGCATCGCTTTGGGAAGCACCTCTCTCTAGTGGTCCAGGTCCTCATGGGCAACATCTACATCATCTTCCCACCTCTCATGAACCCCATCATCTATAGTGTGAAGACACAACAGATCCATGTCAGAATTCAGAGGTGGTTCTTCTTGAAGAGAAAGTAA